TTGAATCTAACTTTCTTGCCTCCCATTCAAAGATTATTTTAAGTAATCTCTGAATGGGAAAAATCCCATAAGTTCTTTAAACTTAGAGCCGGCGGGCTTAAAACGCAAAGGAGGATGAAATGTTTTTTTTCAGAAAAAGCTACGAAAAAAGAATTAAGGAGCTTGAAACATACGCATTCAACCTTCAAGCTGCAATTCAGGACAAACAAGCTACAGTATCCGGTCTTGAATCAGCAATCGACCAACTTACTACTGAGAAAGCGGAATTGAATAGAAGGGCAAATGTTGAATGGGGTCAAAGAGCTCATTGGGAAGGGATTGCACGAGAGCAAAAGGAAAAAATTGATAAATTGACGAATGCTCCGCAAAAATCAGACACACCAACGATCTTGATCATTGATGACAGGGAAGAGGAACGAGAAAAGGCGTGTTCAGAAGTAAAACGAAGGGGATGGAAACCCATTGCATGCGATCCATTTCATAACTATGAATGGATTAAACTGATTGAACAGGCTGACGGAATTATGACGGACATGTTCTGGGAGCATAGCAATCATGGCCAAAAGCCTATGGGACTGCTTGTCGTCATCCACGCTTTGTTTCGCAGCAAACCAATTGTCGTTTGCACCGATGCAGGAAAACATGCAAATGGACATCATAGTAAAGAAATTAGCTTCATCCATGATGGATACGTCAGAGAAATTCATTACAAACAAGGGCCATTCGGATGGAATGAAGTGAAAAATTGGTCAGAAGCTGCTCAAATTTTGGAAGAGCACCTTTAGAAAAGGGCTGGGGAATCATTAGGCAAGGAAGTTGAATCTAACTTTCTTGCCTCTCATTCAAAGATTATTTTCAAAAATAGTTTCTGAATGGGAAAAATCCCATAAGTTCTTTAAATTCAGTGCTGGCGAGCCAAAACGCAAAGGAGATAAATATGTTCGCATTTTATGAAGCAAGTGGTACTAAGCCAAGAATGGCAAAAATCTTCGTTTACGTAGGCAGTATCGGATCGGAGCATGAAATAAACATAAAGGAGGAAGCAACAAAAAAAGGTTACGAAATTCTGCCACACTGGGGTAAGTCTGAAATTGCTATAACAGATCATCCGTCTATTATACAATCAATATTTGTTTGGGAGGATCTTTCTGAGGAAAATGTGAGAAGTCAAGTGTATGTACCTATTCTCAAAAATGCCCCTCAAGAGAAAAATAGGGAATTGAGAAATATGGTCTACTTTGAAGCGAGAGTCCCTCGGAATGGCTATTATGCTGAAATTAGAATTCCTAGCAGCCGACTCCATATGATAGAATGCGATGACATCGATGATTTTCTAAAAAAAATAGACCTGTAAACGAAAGGAACTGGTTTATTAGGGCAAGATGAATCTATCTTGCCTCTTTTTTTGTCCAAAAATAAGCTTGTTCCGCTGTCCTTGTTTACAATGAGTTTACAATTGTTTTGATGGCAGTTTACAACTAGTTGACAACTGAAAGAAAATCCGCTATAATTAACTTGCAATATGATTACAACAGAAAAAATCATAGAAATAGCCAAGCAAAAAGGCACCATTAAAACCAGAGAAATCGCTAAGGAATTTGGCGTGTCTCGCCAATATGCCAGCCGGCTTTTGGCCGAATTGGTAACTTCAGGAAAATTGATAAAAATCGGCTCCACCGCCAAGGCAATCTATGCCTTCCCTGATTATGCCAAAAAACACCTAGAAATATTGCCATTCAAAATTTCAAAAACTTTTCAGAATAAAAACCTTGAAGAACACCAAGTCCTGAATCGAATAGAATCGGATCTGCCAACAATTGTCCAACAAAAAGAAAATGTTAGAAATATTTTTACCTATGCGTTTTCCGAAATGCTCAACAACGCAATTGAACATTCGAGTACAGAAAAAATAATCGTATCCGTGTCTATCAAGGATAAATTATTAACATTTATTATTGATGATTTCGGCGTTGGCGTTTTCAGGAATATAATGAAGAAAAGAAATTTGAAATCCGAATTGGAAGCGATCCAAGATTTGCTAAAAGGAAAAACCACAACCATGCCATCTTCTCATTCCGGACAAGGAATATTCTTTACCTCACGAGCCGGAGAAGAGTTCATACTGGATAGCTATGGCTACCGCTTGATTGTTAACAACCAAGTCAAGGATACGTTTCTCCAAGAAATCAAAGGAAAAGCGAAACAAAAAAAAGGAACTCGGGTCACATTCAAACTGTCGACCGAATCCGAAAAACACTTAAGAGAAACCTTCGATGAATTTGCAAATATTGACGAAGAAAGCAACTTCGGTTTTGATAAAACTGAAATAAAAATCAAGTTGTTCATAAGGGGCGGGGTTCACATTTCACGTTCTCAGGCAAGAAGAGTATTGGTCGGATTGAATAATTTTAAAGTCATCGTTTTTGATTTTGACAAAGTTCCGATGATAGGACAGGCCTTCGCTGATGAAATTTTCAGAGTATTCCATAATAAATATCCCGACATAAAGCTTCAAGCAATCAACATGAGTGAAGCGGTGAAATTTATGGTCGATAGAGTCGAAGGGAATAATCCTCGAAACCAGGATGCGTTTTTAAAATCTTAACATCATATTTAAGCGGGATTAGTATAGTGGTAATACGTGACCTTCCCAAGGTTAAGGCGCCAGTTCGATTCTGGTATCCCGCTCTAACACAAAAAAATGAAAATAAACTAAAATGAAAATGTAGTACATAATATAAAAATAATTTTATGCGGGGGAACATTTTTTTCATAATCAAAGAAACATTCTGGGGCGTAGCATACGCAATAGGAATGATTGGAGCTGGCATTTTGATTGCCAGTTTTTTTATTTACATCTACCAGACTCCCAGCGCCGGACAGCTCACCAAAAGAAACGCCGCCCAAACAACAATCATCTACGACCGAACCGGAGAGCATATACTCTATCAGATCTACGGAGAATATAACCGAAAAATTCTAAGCCACGATCAAATTCCCGATAACATCCGCATTGCCACCGTTGCCGCCGAAGACAAATCTTTCTATTCCCATTTGGGGGTCGATTTTTTTGCCATCGCCCGAGCCTTTGAAGTTAATCTGAAAAACAAAGACATTATGCAAGGAGGATCAACCATCACCCAGCAACTGGCCAGAAATGTTTTTCTGACCAGAGAAAAAACACTGCTTCGAAAATATCTGGAAACTATCATGGCTTTTAAAATCGAACGAAAATACAGCAAAGACGAGATTCTTGATTTCTACCTCAATGAAGTTCCTTACGGCTCCAATTCCTATGGAATAGAATCCGCTTCAGAAACATTTTTCAAAAAAGAAGCCAAGGATCTGACTTTGGATGAAGCCGCACTGCTAGCCGCTCTTCCCAAGGCTCCGACTCATTATTCTCCGTACAATATCCACAAAGACGAACTGATCGAAAGGCAAAAATCAATCTTAAGAAAAATGTACAAATTGGGACTGGTTTCGGAATCAGAAACCAAAAAAGCACTTGCAGAAAACACCGCCCAAAAAATTGTCTCTTTCAGCCAGCCAATCGAGGCTCCGCATTTCGTTTTTTATGTTATCGATGAATTGGAACAAAAATATAAAGAAGAATTTCTGGAAACCGGAGGATTGAAAGTTTACACGACGCTAGATTACGATATGCAAAAACAAGCCGAGAAAGCTGTTGCCGACGGGGCAGAAAGAAACAGAATTAAAAATGCTTCCAATGTCGCACTGGTTGCTATTGATCCAAAAACCGGAGAAATACTTTCAATGGTGGGAAGCAAAAATTATTTTGATGATTCTATTGATGGGCAAGTTAATGTTTCAATTATGCCCAGACAGCCCGGATCATCTTTTAAACCGATAATTTATTCCGCGGCTTTTGAAAAAGGCTACCAACCAGAAACCTCCATTGTTGATGCGCCAACTAATTTCGGACCAGATGGATCAGGAAGAAATTATATTCCCAAAAATTATGACGGAAAATTTCACGGAACACTCACAATGAGAAAAGCCTTGGGCATGTCTCTTAATATTCCGGCTGTAAAAACGCTTGCGATGATAGGACTTCCTTCGGGAATAGAAATGGCCAAAAGATTAGGGATAACCACACTAGACGACAAAATAAATTACGGACTGGCCTTTGCAATCGGCGGAGCTGAAGTAAAACTTCTCGACCTAACTTCAGTTTTTTCTGTTTTTGCTAATGACGGAAAAAGAAATCCGCCACAAGCGATTTTAGAGGTAGACGAAGAAACCGACAAATATGTTCCTGAACGAAAAGAAACTAACGTCATTGATCCTGAGATAGCCAGAAAAATAAATTCTATTTTAACCGACAATGTCTCTCGCAGTCCAACTTTTGGACCGAGAAGTCCCATATTCATTCCTGATCGAATAGTAGCTGCCAAAACTGGTACTGCTCAAGAATTTAGGGATGTTTGGACCATAGGATATACTCCGTCTATTGCTGTTGGAGTTTGGGCTGGAAACAATGATCATAGTCCTATGGCAGAGGGAGCTGATGGAATCTTTACTGCCGCCCCGATTTGGCGGGATTTTATGGATAAAACGCTTGGCAGATATCCGGATGAGGCTTTTTTGCCTTATCAGCAAACGATAAAAGGAAAAACCGAATTGGCTCTTGCCACTGAAAATGTTAAACCAAACAAGAAAGAAGATCAGCACAAAAAGAAAAAACACTAATTATTTGCTTTAAATAAAGCCTGAATTAATTGCTTCTTTTCCCCTTAGATAAGGGGTTTTTTCTTTTATTTGGCTTTTTTAAGCCTTTTTTTATTAAAATGTTTGACTTATGAAGCGATTGGTGATATCATTGTAGGTTGGTGAAAATTGCGTCTGCCTAGTCGACAGACAAAAATCGCCAATTTAGTACCTC
This window of the Parcubacteria group bacterium genome carries:
- a CDS encoding DUF4325 domain-containing protein gives rise to the protein MITTEKIIEIAKQKGTIKTREIAKEFGVSRQYASRLLAELVTSGKLIKIGSTAKAIYAFPDYAKKHLEILPFKISKTFQNKNLEEHQVLNRIESDLPTIVQQKENVRNIFTYAFSEMLNNAIEHSSTEKIIVSVSIKDKLLTFIIDDFGVGVFRNIMKKRNLKSELEAIQDLLKGKTTTMPSSHSGQGIFFTSRAGEEFILDSYGYRLIVNNQVKDTFLQEIKGKAKQKKGTRVTFKLSTESEKHLRETFDEFANIDEESNFGFDKTEIKIKLFIRGGVHISRSQARRVLVGLNNFKVIVFDFDKVPMIGQAFADEIFRVFHNKYPDIKLQAINMSEAVKFMVDRVEGNNPRNQDAFLKS
- a CDS encoding PBP1A family penicillin-binding protein, which encodes MRGNIFFIIKETFWGVAYAIGMIGAGILIASFFIYIYQTPSAGQLTKRNAAQTTIIYDRTGEHILYQIYGEYNRKILSHDQIPDNIRIATVAAEDKSFYSHLGVDFFAIARAFEVNLKNKDIMQGGSTITQQLARNVFLTREKTLLRKYLETIMAFKIERKYSKDEILDFYLNEVPYGSNSYGIESASETFFKKEAKDLTLDEAALLAALPKAPTHYSPYNIHKDELIERQKSILRKMYKLGLVSESETKKALAENTAQKIVSFSQPIEAPHFVFYVIDELEQKYKEEFLETGGLKVYTTLDYDMQKQAEKAVADGAERNRIKNASNVALVAIDPKTGEILSMVGSKNYFDDSIDGQVNVSIMPRQPGSSFKPIIYSAAFEKGYQPETSIVDAPTNFGPDGSGRNYIPKNYDGKFHGTLTMRKALGMSLNIPAVKTLAMIGLPSGIEMAKRLGITTLDDKINYGLAFAIGGAEVKLLDLTSVFSVFANDGKRNPPQAILEVDEETDKYVPERKETNVIDPEIARKINSILTDNVSRSPTFGPRSPIFIPDRIVAAKTGTAQEFRDVWTIGYTPSIAVGVWAGNNDHSPMAEGADGIFTAAPIWRDFMDKTLGRYPDEAFLPYQQTIKGKTELALATENVKPNKKEDQHKKKKH